A genomic segment from Polyangium mundeleinium encodes:
- a CDS encoding ABC transporter ATP-binding protein, translating into MTLSIVDLNKRLGGRLVLDAANLSAARGEVVAIFGDNGAGKSTLLRILAGVLDADRGHATLDGASILGPRAAARAHVGYVPEAADAPAHLSPRELAALVAALKRVPLPDEALLERLGLRAYWDRPFGGLSLGQRRRSCLCAAILGDVRLLLLDEPTNGLDAAGVRELAALVHERRAAGTTILVATHDPGFAEAIGATRVRLSAGKLEA; encoded by the coding sequence GTGACGCTCTCGATCGTCGACTTGAACAAGCGGCTCGGCGGACGGCTCGTGCTCGACGCGGCGAACCTCTCGGCCGCGCGAGGCGAGGTCGTGGCGATCTTCGGCGACAACGGCGCGGGCAAGTCCACGCTCTTGCGCATCCTCGCCGGCGTGCTCGACGCGGATCGGGGCCACGCGACGCTCGACGGCGCCTCGATCCTCGGCCCGCGCGCCGCCGCACGCGCCCACGTGGGCTACGTGCCCGAGGCCGCCGACGCGCCGGCGCACCTCTCGCCGCGCGAGCTCGCCGCGCTCGTCGCCGCGCTGAAACGTGTCCCGCTCCCGGACGAAGCGCTCCTCGAACGGCTCGGCCTCCGCGCGTACTGGGATCGGCCTTTTGGCGGCCTCTCCCTCGGCCAGCGGCGCCGGAGCTGCTTGTGCGCGGCGATCCTCGGCGACGTGCGCTTGCTCCTGCTCGACGAGCCGACGAACGGCCTCGACGCGGCCGGCGTCCGCGAGCTCGCGGCGCTCGTCCACGAGCGGCGCGCCGCGGGCACGACGATCCTCGTCGCGACGCACGATCCCGGGTTCGCCGAGGCGATCGGCGCGACGCGGGTCCGGCTCTCGGCCGGCAAGCTCGAGGCCTGA
- a CDS encoding tellurite resistance TerB family protein produces MFDAQRILGALVSDGVEGGSFRDSGRRRRSRDDEYERRDDDSGIGAGTLLAGAAGVAAAGGLAYMAYQHFKQPAAPGMPGAPGMMPGAPGMMPGAPGMQAMPGAPVQQQQGFFGQLMGSSSGPIPPGAPQGGGATNFGVPVYHNDPSTWGTSAPAAPAQGHAPWGGPQGGPPQPAQPWGAPPNPGPQAGWGGPPPAQPAPAAPSQWNAQPNTTPTAQWGTPPHATPPVPAAPSQWNAQPSTTPTAQWGAPPNVAPPAPTAPPAQWGAPPNAAPPAPPAHWGAPPNPVATPAPAPAAAPAPAPAAAPAPAPAAAPAPAPAPAPAADAHADALLLVRAMITAAFIDGQIDPEERARILDRLARAGLGPEDRDALARELEAPQPPFALVGQIRSPQMAEQFYVVSLLSAGTESEAERSYLKGLPSMLGLRPEDVTRLHGGLGIPPLP; encoded by the coding sequence ATGTTTGATGCGCAGAGGATCCTGGGCGCGCTGGTCTCGGATGGGGTCGAAGGCGGGAGCTTCCGTGATTCCGGCCGTCGTCGGCGTTCCCGCGACGATGAGTACGAGCGTCGCGACGACGACAGCGGTATCGGGGCGGGCACGCTGCTCGCGGGCGCTGCTGGGGTCGCGGCGGCGGGCGGGCTCGCGTACATGGCGTATCAGCACTTCAAGCAGCCGGCGGCGCCGGGGATGCCGGGTGCGCCGGGGATGATGCCGGGTGCGCCGGGGATGATGCCGGGGGCGCCGGGGATGCAGGCCATGCCGGGCGCGCCTGTGCAGCAGCAGCAAGGGTTTTTCGGGCAATTGATGGGGTCTTCGTCCGGGCCGATTCCGCCGGGGGCGCCGCAGGGGGGCGGCGCGACGAATTTCGGGGTGCCGGTCTACCATAACGATCCGTCGACGTGGGGGACGAGCGCGCCTGCGGCGCCTGCGCAAGGACACGCGCCCTGGGGGGGCCCGCAGGGCGGCCCGCCGCAGCCGGCGCAGCCGTGGGGAGCGCCGCCCAACCCGGGACCCCAAGCGGGCTGGGGCGGGCCTCCGCCCGCGCAACCGGCGCCGGCTGCACCTTCGCAATGGAACGCGCAGCCGAACACGACGCCGACGGCGCAATGGGGGACGCCGCCCCACGCGACGCCGCCTGTGCCGGCTGCACCTTCGCAATGGAATGCGCAGCCGAGCACGACGCCGACAGCGCAATGGGGCGCTCCGCCGAACGTAGCGCCGCCAGCTCCGACCGCGCCGCCTGCGCAATGGGGCGCTCCGCCGAACGCGGCGCCGCCGGCTCCGCCTGCGCACTGGGGGGCTCCGCCAAACCCGGTCGCCACACCCGCGCCCGCGCCCGCCGCCGCTCCCGCGCCCGCTCCCGCAGCCGCGCCCGCGCCCGCTCCCGCAGCCGCTCCCGCTCCCGCTCCCGCTCCCGCTCCCGCCGCCGACGCCCACGCCGACGCCTTGCTCCTCGTGCGTGCCATGATCACCGCTGCCTTCATCGACGGCCAGATCGATCCCGAGGAGCGCGCGCGGATCCTCGATCGCCTCGCGCGCGCCGGCCTCGGGCCCGAGGATCGCGACGCGCTCGCCCGCGAGCTCGAAGCCCCGCAGCCGCCCTTCGCGCTCGTCGGGCAGATCCGCTCTCCCCAGATGGCCGAGCAGTTTTACGTGGTCTCGCTCCTCTCCGCGGGCACCGAATCCGAGGCCGAGCGCTCCTATCTCAAAGGCCTGCCCTCCATGCTCGGCCTGCGCCCCGAGGACGTCACCCGCTTGCATGGGGGCCTCGGCATTCCGCCCCTCCCGTGA
- a CDS encoding RtcB family protein, which produces MYEIPTSYRSDMRVPARIFASPETLPALLADHSVEQLVNVTTLPGIVGAACGMPDMHEGYGFPVGGVAATALPDGVISPGGIGFDINCGVRLLVSNLEHKAIAPRVESLVHELSRSVPSGAGRGGRWSFAGKKLDRILEGGAGALVREHEVGTASDLEAIESGGALEGADASAVSERARQRGADQLGTLGSGNHFLEVQIVDEVFDEGAAGRLGLSVGRVAVLVHSGSRGLGHQVCTDHVRLMDAVMQRYGIHVPDRQLACAPLSSPEGQRYFAAMCAAANFGFANRHLIAHLVRDVFRRMFGDRDGFLRLIYDVGHNTAKIEKYEGRKVCVHRKGATRAFGPGSRDVPAAYRDIGQPVFIPGSMGTSSFVCVGTEHGSEASFGSTCHGAGRQMSRTAAKKMVTGQALRKELEGRGIVIRCASNAELAEEAPAAYKDVDRVVDVVAAAGIAKKVARLRPLGVVKG; this is translated from the coding sequence GTGTACGAGATTCCGACCTCCTATCGCAGCGACATGCGCGTGCCAGCGCGGATCTTCGCGAGCCCGGAGACCTTGCCCGCCTTGCTCGCGGACCATTCCGTCGAGCAGCTCGTCAACGTGACCACGCTCCCCGGCATCGTGGGCGCCGCCTGCGGAATGCCCGACATGCATGAGGGGTATGGGTTTCCCGTCGGCGGCGTGGCCGCGACGGCCCTGCCCGACGGCGTGATTTCGCCCGGCGGGATCGGGTTCGACATCAACTGTGGTGTGCGGCTGCTCGTCTCGAACCTCGAACACAAGGCCATCGCCCCTCGGGTCGAGAGCCTGGTGCACGAGCTCTCGCGCAGCGTGCCCTCGGGCGCCGGGCGCGGGGGGCGGTGGTCGTTCGCGGGCAAGAAGCTCGATCGCATTCTCGAAGGCGGCGCGGGCGCGCTCGTCCGGGAGCACGAGGTGGGGACGGCGTCCGATCTCGAGGCCATCGAATCGGGCGGCGCGCTCGAAGGCGCGGACGCGTCCGCGGTGTCCGAGCGCGCAAGGCAACGCGGCGCCGATCAGCTCGGCACGCTGGGGAGCGGGAACCATTTCCTCGAAGTGCAGATCGTCGACGAGGTGTTCGACGAGGGGGCGGCCGGGCGGCTCGGGCTCTCGGTCGGGCGCGTGGCGGTGCTCGTGCATTCGGGATCCCGCGGGCTCGGGCATCAGGTGTGCACCGACCACGTGCGCCTGATGGACGCCGTGATGCAGCGGTACGGCATTCACGTGCCAGACCGGCAGCTCGCCTGCGCGCCGCTCTCGTCGCCCGAGGGACAACGATACTTCGCGGCCATGTGCGCCGCCGCCAATTTCGGTTTCGCGAACCGGCACCTCATCGCGCACCTCGTGCGGGACGTGTTCCGGCGGATGTTCGGGGATCGGGACGGCTTTTTGCGGTTGATCTACGACGTCGGGCACAACACGGCGAAGATCGAGAAGTACGAGGGAAGGAAGGTGTGCGTGCATCGCAAGGGCGCGACGCGCGCCTTTGGTCCGGGGAGCCGGGACGTGCCCGCGGCGTATCGCGATATCGGGCAGCCTGTGTTCATTCCGGGCAGCATGGGGACCTCGTCGTTCGTGTGTGTCGGGACCGAGCACGGGAGCGAGGCCTCGTTCGGGAGCACCTGCCACGGCGCCGGGAGGCAAATGAGCCGCACCGCCGCAAAGAAAATGGTGACGGGGCAGGCGCTCCGCAAGGAGCTCGAGGGGCGCGGCATCGTCATTCGTTGCGCGTCGAACGCCGAGCTCGCCGAGGAGGCGCCCGCGGCGTACAAGGACGTCGATCGGGTGGTCGACGTCGTGGCCGCGGCGGGCATCGCTAAAAAGGTCGCCCGGCTGCGGCCGCTCGGCGTGGTGAAAGGGTAA
- a CDS encoding archease, which translates to MTFGPHGPRHTFEDHTAELRLGLFAPTLPELFAEAGRALAELAVGEAAPLPEAAGERVSVSLHSVDREALLVDWMNELVFRTEVDARVYVDFHFDELAADHLVARVRGAVVPDLRPLVKAATLHDVHITEDSHGYSVHVVLDI; encoded by the coding sequence ATGACGTTCGGCCCGCATGGCCCGCGCCACACCTTCGAGGACCACACGGCCGAGCTCCGGCTCGGCCTCTTCGCGCCCACGCTCCCCGAGCTCTTCGCCGAGGCCGGCCGCGCGCTCGCCGAGCTCGCCGTCGGGGAGGCGGCGCCGCTGCCCGAGGCCGCCGGCGAGCGTGTCTCCGTCTCGCTGCATTCGGTCGACCGCGAGGCGTTGCTCGTCGACTGGATGAACGAGCTCGTCTTTCGGACCGAGGTGGACGCGCGGGTCTACGTCGATTTCCATTTCGACGAGCTCGCCGCCGATCACCTCGTGGCCCGGGTGCGCGGCGCGGTCGTCCCGGACCTCCGGCCCCTCGTCAAGGCGGCCACCCTGCACGACGTCCACATCACGGAGGATTCGCATGGCTACTCGGTCCACGTCGTCCTCGACATCTGA